The sequence below is a genomic window from Rudanella lutea DSM 19387.
GCTTCTCACTCCTACCTAAAAATGACCATTACCGATTCTATACGCCAGCTTAACGGCCCGATTTTCGTGTTTGGGGCCAGTGGCTTCATCGGCGCCAATCTGTTTGAACAACTTTTTGCCGTTCGGAAAGACGTCTACGCCCTCACCCACGATGCCACCAAAGCCTGGCGGCTTAAATTGCTCAATGTTCCGGCGGAGAACATTGTTCACTGCGACATTGTCTCCGACAACTCGATTAAGTCGGTGTTTGAGACCTACAAGCCCAAAACGATTTTCAACCTGGCGGCTTACGGGGCTTACAGCAAGCAGAAAAATATTGGCCTGACCTACGAAACCAACGTACTGGGTACGGTCAATATTCTGGACAACTGTACGCCCGACATGGTGTACATTCATGCCGGAAGCAGCTCGGAATACGGCTTTAACTGCACCGCACCCAAAGAAACCGACCGCGTAGAGCCCAACAGCCACTATGCGGTGTCGAAGGTTTCGGCAGCTTACGTACTCGAATTTTACGCCCGCGTTCATAGTCTCAACACCCTGAACCTCAGGCTGTACTCAATCTATGGCGGTTGGGAAGAGCCCGACCGGCTGATTCCGAGGCTGGTTGAAGAAGCCCAACAGGGTAAATACCCCCCGCTGGTATCGCCCGACATCAGCCGCGACTTTGTGTACATCGACGATTGTGTGTCGGCCTTTGTACAGGCGGCTCTGAGAGTGAAAGGCAGTGGCATCAGCGGGCGGTCGTACAACGTGGCTACGGGGCAGAAAACCACCATGCGCGATCTGGCGGCCGTAACCCGTCAAACGTTTGGTATTCAGACCGAACCCGTTTGGGGGAGTATGCCCAACCGGGGCTGGGACCTCTCCGACTGGTACGGCGACCCCACGGCTATTCAGACCGATTTGGGTTGGAGAGCCACCACCGACCTCACTACCGGCCTGCGCAAAACGGCTGAGTGGCAGACGGCCAACCAATACGCCGAGCGGGTGATTCCGGCTTTCCAGACGCCCACACTCAATCCGGTCATTACGCCTATTATTGCCTGTTACAAAGACGCACAGGCTATTCCGTACATGTACGAGCGGCTGGTGAAGACCTTCAACGAAATGAAGGTGCGCTACGAAATCATTTTCGTCAACGACAACTCACCCGACAACACCGATGAGGTGCTGGAGCAGATTTGCGCCAAGGACCCCAACGTTATCGCCATCAAACATTCGCGAAATTTTGGGTCGCAGTCAGCCTTTTTGAGCGGGATGGAAATTGCCACGGGCGATGCCGTGGTCCTGATGGATGGCGACTTGCAGGACCCGCCCGAAATTATTCCGAAGTTTTACGAAAAGTGGCAGGAGGGTTACGATGTCACGTACGGCGTGCGCGTTCAGCGCGAAATGCCGGCTTGGCTTGAGGTGTTCTACAAAGGGTTCTACCGGATTTTCAAAAACATGTCGTACATCAACATTCCGGCCGATGCGGGCGATTTCTCGCTCATCGACCGGAAAGTGGTGCGCGAACTCGTCGCTCTGCCCGAAACCGAGCAGTTTCTGCGGGGTCTGCGGGCCTGGGTGGGCTTCCGGCAAACGGGGGTTGATTACGTGCGCCCGGAGCGGATGTTTGGTGTTTCGACCAACAACTGGCGCAAAAACATTGCCTGGGCCCGAAAAGCTATTTTTTCGTTCAGTTTTGTTCCCCTCGAACTGATGGTCTACGCCGGTTTTGCCTTAACAGGCTTATCAATTCTGGGCATTCTGTGGCAGATTCTGGCTAAATTCTTCTTCTTCCCCGACACCCCCGCCGGGCTGTCGACGGTGATTATTCTGGTGATGTTCTTCGGGGGCATTAACCTGTTGGGTATTTCGTTTCTGGGCGAGTACATCAGTAAGATTTTCGAAGAGTCGAAGAAGCGGCCCAAGTTCATCCGCACGTTGGTCCGGCAGGGCAGTAAAGTGTATAAAACAGCGGCCGAAATCAATACG
It includes:
- a CDS encoding NAD-dependent epimerase/dehydratase family protein, translated to MTITDSIRQLNGPIFVFGASGFIGANLFEQLFAVRKDVYALTHDATKAWRLKLLNVPAENIVHCDIVSDNSIKSVFETYKPKTIFNLAAYGAYSKQKNIGLTYETNVLGTVNILDNCTPDMVYIHAGSSSEYGFNCTAPKETDRVEPNSHYAVSKVSAAYVLEFYARVHSLNTLNLRLYSIYGGWEEPDRLIPRLVEEAQQGKYPPLVSPDISRDFVYIDDCVSAFVQAALRVKGSGISGRSYNVATGQKTTMRDLAAVTRQTFGIQTEPVWGSMPNRGWDLSDWYGDPTAIQTDLGWRATTDLTTGLRKTAEWQTANQYAERVIPAFQTPTLNPVITPIIACYKDAQAIPYMYERLVKTFNEMKVRYEIIFVNDNSPDNTDEVLEQICAKDPNVIAIKHSRNFGSQSAFLSGMEIATGDAVVLMDGDLQDPPEIIPKFYEKWQEGYDVTYGVRVQREMPAWLEVFYKGFYRIFKNMSYINIPADAGDFSLIDRKVVRELVALPETEQFLRGLRAWVGFRQTGVDYVRPERMFGVSTNNWRKNIAWARKAIFSFSFVPLELMVYAGFALTGLSILGILWQILAKFFFFPDTPAGLSTVIILVMFFGGINLLGISFLGEYISKIFEESKKRPKFIRTLVRQGSKVYKTAAEINTLVEQRNSK